GCCAGATGAAGGTGTACGACGCCGCCGGCACAAGCGACATCATCCGGGAAGCAAAGCTGTCTGCGGAAGGCGTCGTGTACGAACTGAATACCGACCCAAGTACGGATATATGGCCGAGGCTGCAGTCGGTTTACAGCTGGAAGAACGGCCAAGCCGAGCCAATTGCAAACGGCGAACAGCTTTTCGCCGTCCGGGGAAACGGAAATTTTGCGGTGCTCACGCGCCATACCGTGGATCTGACGACCGGACAGTCCCGCGAGCCGGGCTACGATAAGACGGATATTACTGCGGATAAAACCGTGATTTATACGGCACCGAGCGCACCGGTGAATGCGCTTGCGCTTTACGAGGCGCTTCCGGACGGCACCGTGACAAAGCTCGCTTCGCCTTCCGCCAAGGTGCAGCAATGGAACGGCTGGACGTTAGGCTATTATGGGCCTTTGACGGATGGAAACAACATCGTTTACCGGGAACTGGTGGTGCAGAACAATTATTCCGAGATGAAGTGGGCGCTCCGTTTGCGCAGTGCCGATCAAACCGTGACCACATTGGCGGTAAACCCATGGGCCAAAGGCAATTATTATGTTCCGGACAGCGATTACCGGATCAATAACGGATGGGTCGCTTACACGGAATACAACAAGGAACAAAACAGCTGGGTCGTCAACGTGCGGTCGCCGCAGGGCACGGTCAAGCAAGTTTTCGACTGTCCCGCAGGCTGGTCGTTCTATACGACGCCACTTTCCATTAACGAGCTGGGACCGGACGGGACGGTCGCCTTTACGTACAACGATAAATCGTATTTGCACTTCACAAGCGCCGGCAAAACAGTCGCCATCTCCAGGAGCCCGTCCGTTTTCAAATACCGCGAGCAGGAGCTACCGGGACCCGGAGGTACTACATACCGGCTTGTCGCCTGGTACCGGGTTGCCGGAGATTCGCTGTACGCCGTTCGATACTGATGCGATAGCTCTCGGAAGAAGCCCGGAGATCGTTCCGGGCTTCAAGGTCCGGGCAGAAGACCGCGTTCAGGAAAGCAGCTTATAATACAAAATCGTGGCGTCGAGTTCGCCGTTTGCGGAAAGGGCGAACTGCGGAATGCGGCCCGCCTGAATATAGCCGAGCGAGGCGTACAGAAGGTTTGAGGGGTCCCCTTCGCGCGTATCGAGCGTAAGCAGCGTCCGGCCTTCCGCTCTTCCTCTCGCTTCAACCTCCTGCATCAGCCTGCGGGCGATTCCCCTGCGGCGGAAGTCCGGATGCGTCATCAGCTTGGCGACCTCGGCCCGGTGTTTGCCGTTCGGCTTCACGCACAGCTGCAGCTGCACCGTTCCGGCGATCCGGCCTTCGACCTTCGCGATGTACAAGATCACGCCGGGTTCGAGGACGCGCTTCCAATACTCCTCCGCTTCCGCGATGTCCAGCGGAGGCAAAAAGTTAATGGACGCGCCTCCGTCCACGACCCGCACGAGCAGCTCCGACAGCTCGCCGATCGTCTCCTCGACCGTATGCAATCGTTCGATTTCCAGCATGATTCCCGCCGTCCTTCCATTGGTAAATTTTCGACCGACAGCCGTTCACGGCCGGTTACAGCTTTCATTGAATATCCGCTCAACCCAGGAATAACACTGCGACAGCTGATCTTCCGTGATCCGGTCGGACCGGTGCTCAAACATGATTTTCACATCGGGGCTCTCTTCCAGAATGGCCTGCAAATACGCTTCGATCGGCGCCCATCCGTCTTCGGTTTGCTGGTCCGGCAATACGGGATGATGGTGAAGGACGATCCCATCCTTGTACTGTAAGTTGGACAGATGCACCAGATACGCATACTTGGCATATTTATGAATGACCCGGCCGGCATCGAAATAGGGATCCAGCTTCTCCTGCAAAAACATTCTCCCCGTATCCAGACACAAACGCACCGACCGGTAACGCTGCAGCAGCTCCTCCAGCATATCGGTGTCGTAAATATACCGGCTCAACGCGTCGAATTCGAGCACGGGAATAAAGCGGTACGCTTTGCCTTTTTCACTCAGCCACTGCAGAAGATGCTCGGTCCCCGCTCTTAATTCGTCGATCGTAATACTGCTCTCGCTGATGTATTCCGCCGGATCGGCGAAGCGCCACCCGCTCCAGTCCACCCGCTCGTCCAAAATAACCGGCTTCGGATAATGGAACAGGATATAAAGCGGCTGCACCGCCCGAAGAAACTCCAGCTCGCGCTCGATCAAACCGTACGCTTCCGCTCTGATCCGGTTGTCCGGAGACAGAACAAGCGCATCCCGAAGCTTGGACATTCCCGCCCGAAACGGAAAATGGACCCCGACGCAAAAGTCCCTCCGCCTCGATTCCAGGACCAGCTTGGCCGTATCCTCCTCAGCCGCGAACAAGCAGGCCTCGATGCCGAAAAAATCGTCCCGGAAATCCCGCTCGTATTTCCGGCTGTCAAACGAGCCGTACTGCCCGATCATGAACCGCTTCACGCCGCCCGCCTCCAAAATGTACAGTTGGTATCATACAGTTCATCCAAAACGTTACGATGTGAATGCTGACGTAGATGATACAACTGCATCTCAAGTGTTCAAAGTTTAAACTTTCATTTTGGTTTTCTTTACTTGGAAATGAGCGTCGGGGACACGTCAATGCCGTACAGGCTAACGAGATGGTCTTGAATCCCCCGCGTGCTGACGCCTTTCGCGTAGAGCGCCACGATCTGATCTTCGATGCCGGTGACATTCGACTGATGCTTCTTCACGACCAACGGCTAGAATCGCTCTGCCGATCGCGCGGCACTTCAATCTTCTTTTTCGCCATACTCGCTGGTGATCGTCTTCCGGCTCCTGCCATTGCGGCTATTTGTCGTCTTCTTGCTCTTCGCATCATGCTTCTCATAGCCCAGATGGGTATCCATCTCGGCTTCCAGCATTTCTTGAATCGTTTCAGCAAACAAATCCTTCAGCGCATTCTGAGCGTCTTGAGTCGTAACCAGTTTATTCGAAATAAAGTACGTTAAGCTCGTCGATGTGTCCAGTTAGGTTCATAGAACCGGTGAATTAGCCGTCAGAATAAAAGTGAAATCGACCCTATCCAGACGATTTTGAGACTGTGGTTAGACGCCAATAATAAGTACACTTCAACCTGACACATTGAACAGTCGATGTCCGCAAACGGAGGACGGGCAAGGCTTACCCACTCGTTAGCGTACGATTATTATTTTCGTTTCGTGAGGTGGCCCCAATATGGACTATAATATAAACTCTCTTTGACATTTCTTTGTATCTAACAATAACAAAAAAACGACCTTTGCACACACGATGTGAACAAAGGCCGCTTTTATGTTTCCCAAAGCAAGGCTCTTCTATGTTGCATTAATAAAGAATTGCCCTTTTGCAGCTTTGAGCTCAAAGTAATATTGTTTATCTTTATTTAAACCACTTAATTCCTTGAAATGTCCGGGAGACACCTGAAACTCATCGATCACAATATCTCCCTTTCCATCCTTAACTCTGATAACCACATTACCTGTACTGTTTCCATCATTTGTGATTGTCTTATCCCAAAAAACGCTATCAAATTTAACGGAATCTTGACCATTAAATTTAATACTGCTCCATTCATCAGTTTCATTATCAATAGTTAGAAATGAGGTCATTTTAGGGGAAAAGTAATCATGAACGGTCCCTACGTTTTGATAAACTTGATAAAAACAAACAAAAATAATGGTTAATGTAACGAAAATCGCACTAATCCAACCAATTTTCTTAAGTTGACCATTAACCATATTTCTCACAACTCCTTAATCAATAGAAATATAATATGTCCCAGATACGCTTCCTTTTCCCTGCAGTGTATAAGTCCCACTATTCCAAGGTATCTGGTCAAGTCTTACGGATTTACCTGCAGCAATTGTTTTGGTACTCCCTACTTGAGCACCTTTGGAGTCTAAAATTCTTACAGTAATAGTTCCTGGGCTGTTTGCACTGTTTGTAACAAGAGGAGAATCATTGAAAAAATTGTTAGAAGATGTAATGTTACTATACGCATTTGTAGTTATGTAAGCTGAACCAGTCCAATTTACATACGGAACAATTTCTGTTTCAGTACTCGGACTCACGTTTTCAACCGGAGCAGCCATTGCACCGGCTGAGCCTCCTATTGCAAGGGCCAAAACACAGGCAGAAGAAAATAATGCTACTTTGTTTACTAGTTTCAAATTAAAACACCTCTTTTTTTAAATTATTAGTACGGTGCCTTAAGATTTTGTGCCCAAAGTAACTTTATCCTATTTTTCCAAATATATCAATCCCATATCCTCACGTTTACTCATCGGTAAAGACATATGTCCAAAACCCCATATTTTGTACTAATGTAGCTTTAAAGCTATTCTGCTTAAATTTCTTTTGGTTGCAAGGCCGCCGCGCGTGGAAAGGGAGGCCTAAACGGCCTCCCCTATTGAGTTAATATATCAGTCCATTAAGCCTTATTTTTGAATAACGATTACTGATCTTGTTCCTCATCGAATGATTTAACTTACGAGTATTGAAGTTCCATACAAATGAGGGAAATGGTAATTATTGAAACAGCCGAACCTATGTTATAATGAGTTATCAAGTGACGATGGAGGGATAACGATGATCCCCAAAAAAATGGATCCACAAGCCGCGAGTGCGATAAAATCCATCCTTCAAAAACTCAACATAAATAACTCTCGTGTATTGATTGATCTTGAAAAGCAAACTGTGGAAGCTCAAGAAGACGACTATTCCGTCGATGATCTTTTGGAAGCGGCCGGTACTTTAACGCCTGAACGAGGGAAAGAGCTCCTTGAAGAAGTGGGCAAATCGCGTGAGGAATGGAATGCATGAGTAGAGGGTATCTCCTGGACACGAATATTGCGATTGCAATTCTTACTAACGAGAGTAATGTTATCGATTTTGTTCAACAGGCGTCCCGTGATAAAATGCCGATTTATTTTTGCAATTACAGTTTCTGAGGTGTTTGCAGGGTTAAAACACGAGGAACAACTTCGTGCAGAAAAGCTGTTTACATCAAAAAGATGTATAGATGTTACGTCAGATATTGCAAAATTGGCTGGGACGGTTCGTAGGGATCTTAAACGTAAGGGACGTAAGTTAAAAACTCCGGATGCGCTTATTATTGCGACAGCGTCAGTTTATGAACTATGAACTTACATTAATTTCTAGAGATTCTGACATGAACTTCGTCGAGCAAGAATTGGATATCCCACGAATATATATAGATTTTGAAGCTTAACCGTCTCTTCTACTATAAGTTGGAGAGTCGGTTTTTTTATTTCAGGAGACAGTGCAACCGGAATGTCCTACTCCTTGTATTCTCGCATTTCGAAATCAAACGAAACTAAAAACCAGTCACCGGCTGAATATCGGCAACTGGCTGTTTAATAAAGGTGTTTTGATCCCTGTCTCACAAATGGGGGTCAGTCCCTCTAGACCGCTTGGGATTCATTTTTTTTAAGATTTCAATTCATTAAGAACTGAGATATCACAAAACTTTAAATGTTCTTGAATTATAGCAACTTCACTTGTAACTACCAAGTATCCTTTTGTGGATAAACAAAAAGCATGCCCTGACCAATTTAAAAAGGAGTCCCCTTCTATTTCAACTGTTCCCGATGGAATAAGTCGAACAAACTTTGGAAGCTTTCGATCAGGATAAAGTTCTTTAAAATTTTCCGATGTGGTTACTAAACATTCTTCTACTTTGAAATCGGCTAATTTTCTTTTTTTAAAAATTTCATTCAATTCACTTGCGATTATAAAACAGGGTGTAGATTCAACAAGTTGTCACCTAACCAACCATCAAATTCATAATGTAAAAATCCTACTCTATCCGACGTGAATGCACTATTATGGTAATATATAGTTTTCTCACCTAGTTGCCCGCTGACTTCGGGCTCAAGTAAATACAGTTTAGTCAAACTGGCTTCTTCCCTTCGAATAGGAGCGATGACGATGATTTTGTTACCGCATCGCTTTCGCAAAATACATACCTCTTCCGCCGATTCCCTTCGGGTCGTGCTCCGCCTCAAGCCCCGCTTCCCGAAAAGCGGACATCATTTCGCCGACCGTGAACAAGCCGAGCTCGTGTTTCTCGGAAATATGGGTAATGCCGTCCGTCGTGCCGATCAAATAGTCGAAATTCAGGATGGAGATCTTATCCGCCCGGCTGGAATGCGACATGCGGCTCACCTTCAGTTCCTTGTTACCGCCGTTCAAAATCGAAACATTACCGGGACTCCACGTATCCGGCGTAAACCAAGGCTCGATGAACAGGTAGCCGCCCGGCTTCGTATGCTTTTTCATCTGCTTGAGCGTCCGGGTCAACGACTCGCCGGAGCTGGCGTAGGCAATCGCGCTGAACAAACAGATCACCGCATCGTATTGGCGGTCCAATTCGAACGACGTCATATCCTTGCACCAAAAAGCCGAAGCGGGGTTCCGGGCTTGGGCAATTTCGACAAAACGCGGGCTGATATCGATGCCGTCCACCTGAAAATTGGCATTTAAATACTGGGCGTGCTTTCCCGTCCCGCATGCCACGTCGAGAATGGTTCGGGCTTTCGGACACCGGGCGAGAATATATTCCTTGATCTCTCCGGCTTCCCGCTCGTAATTCTTGAAGCTGTAAAGCAAATCGTATACGTCTTCCGTGGACTTATGCATGATCAACTGGCCCCCAATCGAAGTTGTACTGCAAACGGTCTGATTGCTACTCATTCTGCACCCGTCCCCATTTTTCCTACTTTAGGGAAAAGCGGATTCGGTCCTTTGCATCCATTTCCCCTTCATCACCAAGCCTGCCGGCCGTATACTCTATGTATCGTCGAACGATGATCGTCAACCGGTAAAACGATGATAGCTGCGATAAAGGAGCCGTGTCATGCCATGAACCTTTCTGCCTCTCAGCTTCTCGCATTGAAAAACGTGACCGCATATGCCCGAAGCCATGCGCCTGAAGCCCGCTCCGTCATGGAGGAAGTTCTTCGCATGTCCGATATCTCGCGCCTAACGTTTGAAACGGCCGTCTCCAAGCTGAAGGCGCATGCCCGGATTGCCCTGCATTTTCACCCCGACCGGCTCGTTCCGCAAACCATGCGCAGCGTTGCCGAATCGCTGCTCGAGCAAGGCGCGTACAAAAGTCAGTTCGAGACGCATTTATCCAGCGGCAGCTTGTCGGCTTACCCCGGCGGGCAGCGCGATTTGTGGGAAAAGCGCTTGTTCGGGGGCGCTTATCACCGGGAGGATCTGGCCGCGGGCGAACGTCCCAAATACGGCGCGCTGGACGTGATGCGGCATCCGGACGGGCCGGCCCCGCGGTTCGGATCGTGCTATTTGCTGCTGTCGCCGGAGGTTTCAAAACGCTCGACCTACACCTACCTGGACTCGCATCAGAACCCGAAGGAAAAGGGGACGTACGAGGCGTTCGAGCTCATTTTGGCGGCATTGCTCAAGGATGCGTTTTTCAGCGACTTCGCGATCGGCGAACGAAGTCTGACACCGCG
This genomic window from Paenibacillus humicola contains:
- a CDS encoding GNAT family N-acetyltransferase — its product is MLEIERLHTVEETIGELSELLVRVVDGGASINFLPPLDIAEAEEYWKRVLEPGVILYIAKVEGRIAGTVQLQLCVKPNGKHRAEVAKLMTHPDFRRRGIARRLMQEVEARGRAEGRTLLTLDTREGDPSNLLYASLGYIQAGRIPQFALSANGELDATILYYKLLS
- a CDS encoding sugar phosphate isomerase/epimerase, which translates into the protein MKRFMIGQYGSFDSRKYERDFRDDFFGIEACLFAAEEDTAKLVLESRRRDFCVGVHFPFRAGMSKLRDALVLSPDNRIRAEAYGLIERELEFLRAVQPLYILFHYPKPVILDERVDWSGWRFADPAEYISESSITIDELRAGTEHLLQWLSEKGKAYRFIPVLEFDALSRYIYDTDMLEELLQRYRSVRLCLDTGRMFLQEKLDPYFDAGRVIHKYAKYAYLVHLSNLQYKDGIVLHHHPVLPDQQTEDGWAPIEAYLQAILEESPDVKIMFEHRSDRITEDQLSQCYSWVERIFNESCNRP
- a CDS encoding class I SAM-dependent methyltransferase, coding for MHKSTEDVYDLLYSFKNYEREAGEIKEYILARCPKARTILDVACGTGKHAQYLNANFQVDGIDISPRFVEIAQARNPASAFWCKDMTSFELDRQYDAVICLFSAIAYASSGESLTRTLKQMKKHTKPGGYLFIEPWFTPDTWSPGNVSILNGGNKELKVSRMSHSSRADKISILNFDYLIGTTDGITHISEKHELGLFTVGEMMSAFREAGLEAEHDPKGIGGRGMYFAKAMR
- a CDS encoding DUF3626 domain-containing protein, translated to MNLSASQLLALKNVTAYARSHAPEARSVMEEVLRMSDISRLTFETAVSKLKAHARIALHFHPDRLVPQTMRSVAESLLEQGAYKSQFETHLSSGSLSAYPGGQRDLWEKRLFGGAYHREDLAAGERPKYGALDVMRHPDGPAPRFGSCYLLLSPEVSKRSTYTYLDSHQNPKEKGTYEAFELILAALLKDAFFSDFAIGERSLTPRKWVDHLLANLEKPYSNPACKEPVRNLNHYIEAQVHGAVSLWDDAELLVADPSFKGTDTGRTLERLCRKYSIGLYWHMGFVLSADEVPSDFRGPAMPSLAKRIARHNRIDACRIGAAAADLSRSPRAWSDLGTAAEVLQELKLLWHVLVRYGKPLSEA
- a CDS encoding PIN domain-containing protein yields the protein MLSILFNRRPVIKCRFIFAITVSEVFAGLKHEEQLRAEKLFTSKRCIDVTSDIAKLAGTVRRDLKRKGRKLKTPDALIIATASVYEL